A window from Peromyscus eremicus chromosome 1, PerEre_H2_v1, whole genome shotgun sequence encodes these proteins:
- the LOC131900736 gene encoding olfactory receptor 2AG1-like has product MELWNSTMGSDFILVGILDDSGSPELLCAIFTALYMSAMISNGLLLLVITMDARLHVPMYLLLWQLSLMDLLLTSVITPKAVVDFLLKDNTISFGGCALQMFLELTLGGAEDLLLAFMAYDRYVAICHPLNYMIFMRPRICWLGVAIAWTLASLSAVGYTVYTMQYPFCKSREIRHLFCEIPPLLKLACADTSKYELMVYVMGVTFLLLPLAAILASYTLILFTVLHMPSREGRKKALVTCSSHLTVVGMWYGGASFMYVLPSSFHTPKQDNIFSVFYTIVTPALNPLIYSLRNKEVTGALRALGGRILPAQSTF; this is encoded by the coding sequence ATGGAGCTCTGGAACTCCACCATGGGAAGTGATTTTATCTTGGTGGGGATTCTGGATGACAGTGGCTCTCCTGAACTGCTCTGTGCCATATTCACAGCCCTTTACATGTCGGCTATGATCAGCAATGGACTGCTGCTCCTGGTCATCACCATGGATGCCCGACTCCATGTTCCCATGTACCTTCTGCTTTGGCAGCTCTCTCTCATGGACCTCCTCCTCACATCAGTTATCACTCCCAAGGCTGTTGTAGATTTTCTGCTTAAAGACAACACCATATCCTTTGGGGGCTGTGCCCTTCAGATGTTCCTGGAACTGACACTGGGTGGTGCAGAGGACCTCCTTCTGGCCTTTATGGCCTATGACAGGTATGTGGCCATTTGTCATCCTCTGAACTATATGATCTTCATGAGGCCTAGGATCTGCTGGCTCGGGGTAGCCATAGCATGGACCCTGGCATCTCTGAGTGCAGTAGGATATACAGTCTATACCATGCAATATCCTTTCTGCAAATCTAGGGAGATCAGACACCTGTTCTGTGAGATTCCTCCCTTACTGAAGCTTGCCTGTGCAGACACCTCCAAATATGAGCTCATGGTTTATGTGATGGGTGTGACCTTCCTACTTCTCCCTCTTGCTGCCATTCTTGCCTCTTATACACTAATTCTTTTCACTGTACTCCACATGCCCTCACGTGAGGGCAGGAAGAAAGCCCTTGTCACCTGTTCTTCACACTtgactgtggttgggatgtggtATGGGGGTGCTTCCTTCATGTATGTCCTGCCCAGTTCCTTCCACACCCCTAAACAAGACAATATCTTCTCTGTTTTCTATACAATTGTTACCCCAGCCCTGAACCCCCTCATCTATAGCCTGAGAAATAAGGAGGTGACTGGGGCTTTGAGAGCCCTGGGAGGACGAATTTTGCCAGCACAGtctactttctaa
- the LOC131900746 gene encoding olfactory receptor 2AG2, translating to MELMNSTLENGFILVGILDGSGSPELICATITALYMLALTSNGLLLLVITLDARLHVPMYLLLRQLSLIDLLFTSTVTPKAIVDFLLKDNTISFEGCALQLFSAMTLGGSEDLLLAFMAYDRYVAICHPLNYMILMSPKVCWLMVAISWILASLSALGHTVYTMHFPFCMSQEIRHLLCEIPPLLKLACVDTSQYELMVYVTGVIFLLLPLSAIFTSYSLILYTVLHMPSNEGRKKALVTCSSHLTVVGMFYGGATFMYVLPSSFHNPKQDNVISVFYTIVTPALNPLIYSLRNKEVIGAFRRILERHILPAHSTL from the coding sequence ATGGAGCTCATGAACTCCACTTTGGAAAATGGCTTCATCTTGGTGGGTATTCTGGATGGCAGTGGCTCTCCTGAATTGATCTGTGCCACAATCACAGCCCTGTACATGTTGGCCCTGACCAGCAATGGACTGCTGCTCCTGGTCATCACACTGGATGCCCGGCTCCATGTGCCCATGTACCTCCTACTCAGGCAACTGTCTCTCATTGACCTCCTCTTCACATCAACTGTCACTCCAAAGGCTATTGTGGATTTTCTGCTCAAAGACAACACCATATCCTTTGAGGGCTGTGCACTTCAATTGTTTTCAGCAATGACATTGGGTGGTTCAGAGGACctccttctggccttcatggccTATGACAGGTATGTGGCCATTTGTCATCCTCTAAACTACAtgatcttgatgagtccaaaggtCTGTTGGCTCATGGTGGCCATATCATGGATTCTGGCATCCCTTAGTGCACTAGGGCATACTGTGTACACGATGCACTTCCCTTTCTGCATGTCCCAGGAAATCAGACACCTGCTTTGTGAGATTCCTCCATTGTTGAAATTGGCTTGTGTAGACACCTCTCAATATGAGCTCATGGTTTATGTAACAGGGGTGATATTCCTATTGCTTCCCCTTTCTGCCATTTTTACTTCCTACTCACTAATTCTGTACACTGTCCTGCATATGCCCTCAAatgaaggcagaaagaaagcCCTAGTCACCTGTTCCTCCCACTTGACTGTGGTTGGGATGTTCTATGGGGGTGCCACTTTCATGTATGTCCTACCCAGTTCCTTTCACAACCCTAAGCAAGACAATGTCATCTCTGTGTTCTACACAATTGTCACACCTGCTCTGAACCCCCtcatctacagcctgaggaatAAAGAGGTCATTGGGGCTTTTAGAAGGATCTTGGAGAGACATATTCTGCCAGCACACTCCACCCTTTAG